Proteins encoded in a region of the Equus asinus isolate D_3611 breed Donkey chromosome X, EquAss-T2T_v2, whole genome shotgun sequence genome:
- the LOC139042612 gene encoding nuclear RNA export factor 2-like, translated as MVMRDVQEDPQVRRTPYTTRHKNRRVKWHNEDHIQRAAWRNRKPLEREVGDNTKDGTPGSWFKITIPYGRKYDKTWLMNSIQSHCSVPFTPVDFHYVKDWARFFVQDAGPASALRDVSYKICGVENQKISIIVDPSAEPYSVQNKLEPEEMEQLKLAMSKRYDVSQQALDLQTLRFDPDLVDHDIDIILNRRSCMAATLQIIETNFPKLLSLNLCNNKLYQLDGLSDIIQKAPTVKILNLSKNELNSAWEVGKMKGLKLEELWLEGNPLCDTFRDQSTYISAIKEYFPKLLRLDGRELPTPIVVDVDTCYLKPGKESSKGSETLKNLVMQFLQQYYFIYDYGDRQGLLGAYHDEAYFSLSIPFNPEDPALSSLCEYVKYNRNIKKLKDPYLRVQLLKHTKHDIVRSLCVLPRTQHEFSSFLVETWLQTERVLCISLNGVFSEVVGKSQSSVRAFTRTFIIVPASNSSLCIVNDQLFVRDATPDETQRAFFMPVPTPTSSSVPTVSQEQQEMVQAFSTQSGMNLEWSQKCLQDNEWNYTRAGQAFTTLKTGGKIPEEAFKQIP; from the exons ATGGTGATGAGGGATGTCCAGGAGGACCCCCAAGTAAGACG GACGCCCTACACTACTCGACACAAAAACAGAAGAGTGAAATGGCATAATGAAGACCATATCCAGAGGGCTGCgtggagaaacagaaaacctTTGGAGAGAGAAGTGGGGGATAACACAAAGGATGGAACCCCAGGGAGCTGGTTCAAGATCACA ATTCCATATGGGAGAAAGTATGACAAGACATGGCTAATGAATTCAATCCAGAGCCATTGCAGTGTCCCCTTCACTCCAGTGGAT TTCCACTACGTGAAAGACTGGGCTCGGTTCTTTGTGCAGGATgctggccctgcctctgccttGAGGGATGTGAGCTACAAGATTTGTGGCGTGGAGAACCAAAAG ATATCTATCATTGTTGATCCTTCTGCTGAACCCTACTCTGTGCAGAATAAGTTGGAACCAGAAGAAATGGAGCAGCTAAAG CTGGCCATGAGCAAACGATATGATGTCTCCCAGCAAGCTCTTGACCTCCAAACGCTCCGCTTTGACCCAG ACTTGGTGGACCATGATATTGATATAATCCTGAATCGAAGAAGCTGCATGGCTGCCACCCTGCAGATCATCGAAACGAATTTCCCCAAG CTGTTGTCCTTGAACTTGTGCAACAACAAACTGTACCAGCTGGATGGCCTGTCTGACATTATACAGAAGGCCCCCACAGTCAAGATCCTGAACCTCTCCAAAAATGAG CTGAATTCCGCGTGGGAGGTGGGCAAGATGAAAGGGCTGAAACTTGAAGAGCTGTGGCTGGAAGGCAACCCCTTGTGTGACACCTTTCGAGACCAGTCCACCTACATAAG TGCCATCAAGGAATATTTCCCCAAGCTGTTACGCCTG gaTGGCCGGGAGTTACCCACGCCGATTGTCGTTGACGTTGACACCTGCTACTTAAAGCCTGGCAAG GAAAGCTCTAAAGGATCTGAGACACTGAAAAATCTAGTCATGCAATTCTTGCAGCA GTATTACTTCATCTATGACTATGGAGACCGACAGGGTCTTCTTGGTGCTTACCACGACGAGGCCTACTTCTCTCTGAGCATTCCCTTCAACCCCGAGGACCCAGCTCT aAGCAGCTTGTGCGAGTACGTCAAGTATAACAGGAACATAAAGAAGCTCAAGGACCCCT ACTTGCGGGTTCAGCTGCTGAAACATACAAAACATGACATCGTGCGCTCCCTCTGTGTGTTGCCCAGAACTCAGCATGAATTCAGCTCCTTCTTGGTAGAAACCTGGCTCCAAACG GAAAGGGTGCTGTGCATCTCTCTCAACGGGGTGTTCAGTGAAG tggtAGGAAAGTCTCAGAGTTCTGTTCGTGCCTTCACACGAACCTTCATCATTGTCCCTGCCAGCAATTCCAG TCTGTGCATCGTGAATGACCAGCTGTTTGTGAGGGACGCCACCCCCGACGAGACTCAGAGAGCGTTCTTCATGCCAGTTCCCACACCCACCTCCAGCTCCGTGCCCACCGTCTCCCAGGAGCAGCAGGAAATGGTGCAGGCTTTCTCCACCCAGTCTGGGATGAACCTCGAGTGGTCTCAGAA